The following coding sequences are from one Bacteroidota bacterium window:
- a CDS encoding HAD family hydrolase, with amino-acid sequence MNLHSMIIDRGWTLFLDRDGVINRRIENGYVRTPEEFEFLPGVKEALKILNPFFGRILVVSNQQGVGKGLMTEAELTRIHDKMLEEISYHGGRIDQIYFCPDREDEWSLYRKPGPGMALRARKDYPGIVFKKSIVAGDSLVDMLFGKRLGMFSVLIGPDNHLALRYPKCVDVHSPDLLAFATTFFSGNNKKF; translated from the coding sequence ATGAACTTACACAGTATGATTATTGACAGGGGCTGGACTTTATTCCTCGACAGGGATGGTGTCATAAACAGACGTATTGAAAACGGCTATGTCAGGACACCGGAGGAATTTGAATTTCTGCCGGGAGTAAAGGAAGCTTTAAAAATCCTGAATCCTTTTTTTGGCAGAATTCTGGTCGTTTCGAACCAGCAGGGTGTTGGAAAAGGATTGATGACAGAGGCTGAACTTACACGGATCCATGATAAGATGCTGGAAGAGATCAGCTATCATGGAGGCAGAATTGACCAGATATATTTTTGTCCGGACAGAGAGGATGAATGGAGTTTATACCGTAAACCCGGACCAGGAATGGCACTGAGGGCACGAAAGGATTACCCTGGAATTGTATTTAAGAAATCAATTGTTGCTGGTGACAGCCTGGTTGATATGCTTTTTGGTAAACGTCTGGGGATGTTTTCGGTATTGATAGGACCTGATAACCATTTGGCACTGAGGTATCCCAAATGTGTTGACGTACATTCACCGGACCTTCTGGCATTTGCGACAACGTTCTTCTCTGGGAATAATAAGAAATTCTGA
- a CDS encoding nucleotidyltransferase family protein, which yields MIHEAIILAGGRGTRLHGVIDDLPKPMALVNGRPFLEYLLRYLKKQGVQKVVLAVGYKSEKITEYFKSEYQGISIKYSVEHEPLGTGGGLVMALKYVSCSRVFVLNGDSFFDVDLDAFAKFSSLTDSPVCIALAKVNDTGRYGSVDFGDDGRIHAFSEKNSASGPGYINGGIYHVKRIFFQDLNLKGRFSLERDVFEHYCTTVDMFGYPCEKYFIDIGLPEDYLRAQDELTQYDY from the coding sequence ATGATACATGAGGCCATTATTTTAGCCGGAGGCAGGGGCACTCGCCTTCACGGTGTTATTGATGACCTGCCCAAGCCGATGGCATTAGTAAATGGCCGTCCATTTCTTGAATATCTCCTCAGGTATTTGAAAAAACAGGGTGTACAAAAAGTAGTACTTGCTGTTGGGTACAAATCTGAAAAAATTACCGAATACTTTAAATCTGAATACCAGGGCATTTCCATCAAATACTCTGTGGAACACGAACCTTTAGGCACAGGAGGCGGTTTGGTCATGGCATTGAAATATGTTTCATGTTCCAGGGTTTTTGTTTTAAACGGTGATTCTTTTTTTGATGTAGATCTGGACGCTTTTGCGAAATTTTCATCACTCACTGATTCTCCTGTTTGTATCGCTCTGGCTAAGGTAAATGATACCGGCAGGTATGGGTCGGTTGATTTCGGCGATGATGGCCGTATTCATGCTTTCAGTGAAAAGAATAGTGCATCTGGTCCCGGATACATTAATGGAGGTATTTATCACGTTAAAAGAATTTTTTTTCAGGACTTAAACCTGAAGGGGCGATTTTCACTTGAAAGGGACGTTTTTGAGCATTATTGTACTACGGTCGATATGTTTGGATATCCTTGTGAAAAGTATTTTATTGATATTGGATTACCGGAAGATTATTTAAGGGCTCAGGATGAACTTACACAGTATGATTATTGA
- a CDS encoding D-sedoheptulose 7-phosphate isomerase — MKKKKTTNKAEAKVKGIIQQSIIVKQELLSDVVFIETMNKVVEACVKSLRKGGKVMFCGNGGSAADAQHLAAELTGRFYFDRPPLNAEALHVNTSYLTAVANDYSFDEVFSRLVRARGRKGDVIIGISTSGNSKNVILALRVAREMGIITVGMTGETGGLMKDLCNYQLKVPSADTPRIQETHILIGHILCELVESKMFPG; from the coding sequence AAGGGATCATCCAACAATCTATAATTGTGAAGCAGGAATTGCTTTCGGATGTGGTATTTATAGAAACAATGAATAAGGTTGTAGAAGCCTGTGTTAAATCGCTAAGAAAAGGCGGTAAAGTTATGTTTTGTGGTAATGGTGGCAGTGCTGCCGATGCCCAGCATTTAGCTGCCGAGCTGACAGGGCGGTTTTATTTTGACAGGCCTCCGTTGAATGCAGAGGCATTGCATGTGAATACTTCTTATCTGACCGCAGTAGCTAACGATTATTCATTTGACGAGGTGTTTTCGAGGCTGGTCAGAGCCCGGGGCCGGAAAGGAGATGTTATTATAGGGATTTCTACATCAGGTAATTCAAAAAATGTTATTCTGGCTCTCAGGGTCGCACGAGAGATGGGTATCATAACAGTCGGTATGACCGGTGAAACGGGTGGACTGATGAAGGACTTGTGTAACTATCAGTTAAAAGTACCCTCAGCAGATACTCCGCGGATACAGGAAACTCATATTCTGATCGGTCATATACTATGCGAGCTGGTGGAATCAAAAATGTTCCCGGGATGA